The nucleotide sequence GCCTGAGCTATCTGCGCAGCTTTCCGTTCGACAAGATCAAGGTCGATCAGTCCTTCATCCGCGATCTCGCCGCCAACCGCGAGGCCCAGGCGATCGTCCGCTCGATCGTCAGCCTCGGCAAGGGCCTCGGCGTGACCATCACGGCCGAAGGCGTCGAGACCGAAGCCGAGCTGCGCTGCCTGCGCTCCGAAGGTTGCCACGAGGCGCAGGGCTATCTGTTCAGCCGTCCCCGGCCGAACGCCGAGATCGTCGGCCTGCTCCAGGCCCAGCGCGATGCCGCAGACGGCGCGCCATCGGGCAAGGCGATGGTGGCCTGAACTACGAGATAGCTCATCAAACTCCGAGGCGATCAACAGGCGTCGCAGCCGCCCCCACCTCTCCCGAAGGGAGAGGTCGGATTGCATCGTCAGATGCAATCCGGGTGAGGGGATCAGGTGCGACTGGCCGTGCGGATAGACCCCCTCACCCGGCGCTTCGCGCCGACCTCTCCCCGTTGGGGAGAGGTGGCGATCGCGGCTGGCGGTCACTTCAACCGATACGCCTCAACCTTGTGCTCTGAACCGCGCGCGATAGGCGGCAGGCGACGTGCCGATGCTGCGGCGGAAGGCGACGCGGAAGGTTTCGAGTGACTGGTAGCCGCATTGCGCCGAGATGTCGGCGAGCGGCAGTGTGGCGTCTTCGAGGAGCTCGCGCGCCCGTGCCATGCGCTCCTGCTGCAGCCACGCCGCAGGGCCCGATCCCGTGGCCTCGTTGAACCGCCTGAGGAAGGTGCGCTCGCTCATCCGCGCGCGCTTGGCCATGGCGCTGATTGCGATCGGCTGCGACAGCCGCGCGCGCGCCCAGTCCATGACGTCGCCGATTGTTCGTCCCGGGCGCGCCTGGATCGGCGCGACGACATATTGCGCCTGGCCGCCGTCGCGGTGCGGCGGCATCACCAGCCGGCGCGCCACGCTGTTGGCGACCTTGCTGCCGAAGTCGCGGCGGACGAGATGCAGGCAGGCATCGATGCCCGCGGCGCTTCCGGCCGAGGTGATGACATTGCCCTCGTCGACATAGAGCGTGTCGTCCTCGATCCGGATGTTGGGATAGAGCCGCTTCAAATCGGGCATGTGCCGCCAATGCGTGGTGGCGCGCTTGCCGTCGAGCAGGCCGGCAGCTGCGAGGACGAACACGCCCGAGCAGATCGAGAGGCAGCGCGCACCGCGCGCGGAGGCCTGCGCGATCGCCCGCAGCAGCCGCTCCGGCGGGCGCTCGTTGCGGTCGCGCCAGCCCGGCACGATGATGGTGCGGGCGTCCTTCAGACGCGCGAGCGGGGCATCGGCTTCGACGACGACGCCGCCGATCGCGCGCGCCCGACGGCTCTCGGCCGAGACGACCTTGAACTGATACCAGGGGAAATCGAACTCC is from Bradyrhizobium sp. ORS 285 and encodes:
- the ftrA gene encoding transcriptional regulator FtrA, encoding MSRTAAKRRDPDPGLVAVITYDGLCTFEFGIAVEVFGLPRPEFDFPWYQFKVVSAESRRARAIGGVVVEADAPLARLKDARTIIVPGWRDRNERPPERLLRAIAQASARGARCLSICSGVFVLAAAGLLDGKRATTHWRHMPDLKRLYPNIRIEDDTLYVDEGNVITSAGSAAGIDACLHLVRRDFGSKVANSVARRLVMPPHRDGGQAQYVVAPIQARPGRTIGDVMDWARARLSQPIAISAMAKRARMSERTFLRRFNEATGSGPAAWLQQERMARARELLEDATLPLADISAQCGYQSLETFRVAFRRSIGTSPAAYRARFRAQG